AGGCCATCTCCCGGGTGTTCGACGCCGTCGGCGCCTTCCCGGACCTGCTGTTCGCGCTGATGCTCATCACGTTGACCGGGCCCGGCACCGGAAATGTCATCGCCGCCATCGCGATTGCCTCGGCGCCGCGGTACGGCCGGGTGGTGCGGGCCGAGACGCTGCGGGTGCGCGAATCCGACTACGTGGCGCAATCCCGGTTGGCGATCGCCTCGGCGGTGCGCCGCACGGTGCGCCATGTGCTGCCCAATGCGCTGGGCACGGTGCCGGTGCTGGCCACCCTGGGCATCGGTACCGCGATCATCGGCGCCGCCGGGCTGAGCTTCCTGGGCTTCGGCCCCACCCCACCGCTGCCGGAATGGGGTTCGATGCTGTCGGACGCCCGCCAAGATCTGCGGGTCGCCTGGTGGGTCGGCTTCTTCCCCGGCCTGTTCATCACCATCACGGTGGTCAGTGTCTCGATCGTCGGGCGCAATCTGCAGCGTCGTTTCGAGCGGAGGGCGCAATCGTGACCACCGTTCTGCCATCCGGTATCAACACCGCGCCGGACGAGCACGCCGGCGACGTTCTGGTCGATGTCAAGGGGCTCTCGGTCTCCTTCGACACCGTGCGTGCCGCCGACGGCGCACATCTGCAGGTGGTCAAGGACGTCGACCTGAGGATCCGGCGCGGCCGCGTGCTGGCCATCGTCGGCGAATCGGGATCCGGCAAGTCGGTGACCGCACGAGCGCTGATCGGTCTGGCCGGTGACGGAAGCCGGATCGAGGCGGACACCTTCGATCTGCTCGGCACCGACGCCCGTGGATTCGAAGAACGCGACTGGCGCTCAGTCCGCGGCGGCCAGATCGGGTTCGTGCTGCAGGACGCGCTGACCTCGCTGGACCCGCTGCGGACCGTGCAGGCCGAGGTCGCCGAGGCGATGCGGATCCCGCGTGGGCAGCGAGTGGCGGCCGTCGAGGAACTCCTTGCCTCCGTGGGCATTCCCGATCCGCCCTACCGGCGGCGCAACTATCCACATCAGCTCTCCGGCGGTCTGCGGCAGCGTGCCCTGATCGCCTCGGCACTGTCCGGGCGCCCCGACGTGCTGGTGGCCGACGAACCGACCACCGCGCTCGACGTCACCGTGCAAGCGCGGATCCTGGGACTGCTGCGCACCCTGGCCGATGACGGCCGCGGCGTGTTGCTGATCAGCCATGACCTGGCCGTCGTATCCCGGGTCGCCGATGACGTGCTGGTGATGCACCACGGCCGGATCGTCGAGCAGGGATCGGTAGACGAGGTCATCCACAACCCCAAGCACGACTACACCCGCAGGCTCGTCGCCGCGGTACCCGGCCGCGACACCCGAGGTCGCCGGCTGAGTGGCTCCGCCGGTACAGAGCCGGAACAGGTGGTGCCGCAGACGTTCACCGTGAGCGACGAGGTCGTCGCCTCGGTGGTGGAGGTCGGCAAGTTCTACCGGCTGGGCCGCGGCAAGGAGTTCGCCGCCGCCGAGGACGTCAACCTGACGATCCACCGCGGCGAGGTGGTCGGCCTGGTGGGGGAATCGGGTTCGGGCAAATCGACGGTGGCCCGCATCGTCACCGGACTGCTCGCCCCCGATACCGGCCACGTTGAGATCGACGGCCGCAAGTGGACCGGTAACCGCCGCCACGTTCCGCCCCGGCTGGGCATCGTGCAGCTCGTCGCGCAGGATTCGGTCGGCTCCTTCGATCCCCGCTACACCGTCCGCGAGATCATCAACGAGACAGTCGCGCTGCGGCATTCCGGTGATGAGCGCACCGGCCGGATCCAGGAACTGCTGGATCTCGTGCACCTGCCCGCCGGTGTGATCGACCGCCATCCCCGGTCACTTTCAGGTGGTCAGCGGCAACGGGTGTCCATCGCCCGCGCGCTGGGCTCCGACCCGGAACTGCTGGTCTGCGACGAGGCGGTGTCGGCGCTGGACGTGTCGATTCAGGCGCAGATCCTCGATCTGCTGCTGGAGATCCGGGCCGTGCGGAACACCGCACTGCTGTTCATCTCTCACGACATCGGGGTGGTGCACCACGTCGCGGACCGGGTGCTGGTGATGCACCGCGGTCGGGTCGTCGAAGAGGGCACCGCCGACGAGGTGTTCGACACCCCGCAGGACCCGTACACACAGGCGCTACTGCAGGCGGTGCCGACGCTATGAGCTGTCCGGGATCCTGTCGCGGCTGACGCCGCACCGTCTTTCTGAACCCCCAGACCGCACAGGGTGTGCGGTCTCCTCACGAGATGGAACGATGATGACCCGTACAACCATGAAGGAACGGAGCTCACTGACCTTGCGGTTGGCGGCTCTGGCAGGCGCGGCGCTGCTGGCGCTGACCGCCTGCGGCAGCGATTCCGGCGGCAGCTCCGCCGGCGGCGAACCGGTCCGCGGTGGCACCCTGACCATCGCGCAGGCGGACTACCCGGAAGAGGGCTTCAACCCGGTGGTCCGCGGCTGCTGCGTTGAGGTACAGGTACTGCGCAACGTCTACGACAGCCTGGTCGCCATCGACTTCGACGAGACAATCCATCCCTGGCTGGCCGAGAGCTTCGAGCAGTCGCCCGACGGCCTGACGTACACTTTCAAGCTGCGCGAGGACGTCAAGTTCCACGACGGTGAACCGTTCAACGCCGCCGCGGTGAAGGCGAACTTCGACAAGATCACCGGTGACAAGGAGTACGCGCCGTCGGTGGCCAAGAGCACCTTCCAGAACCTGTTGGCCACCGAGGTCGTCGACGAGTACACCGTCCGTACGGTGCTTTCCGAGCCGACGGCCAACTGGCTGAGCACCTTGGCCTCCCTGCAGGGCGCCCAGATCTCCCCGAAGTCGCTGGCCGGTCCGGACGCCGCCACCGGTGGCGTCGGATTCGCGGGCACCGGCCCCTTCACTCTCTCCGAGGTGGTCGAAGGAGCCGAGCTGCGGTTCAAGCGCAACGAGGACTACAACTGGCCGTCGGCACTGGCCGAGCACGAGGGCCCGGCCTACCTGGATGAGCTGGTCGTCAAGGTGGTACCCGAGCCCAATGTTCGCGCGGGCCTGTTGACTTCGGGCGAGGTCGACGCGATCGCCCAGATCGCACCGGCCGATATCGCGCTGTTCGACGATGCGGACGGATTCCAGTTCGAGTCTCGCCCGTCGAACGTCTCGCCCTACTCGCTGTACTTCAACGTCACCGGAGACAACACCAAGGATGTCCGCGTCCGGCGTGCCCTGCGGGAAGCCGTCGACCTGAACCCGATCATCGACACCGTGCTGCAGGGCAGCTCGGAGCGCGCTTGGAGCATCGTTGGTCCCGAAAGCCCTTTCTACGACGCCAAGT
This region of Mycolicibacterium diernhoferi genomic DNA includes:
- a CDS encoding dipeptide ABC transporter ATP-binding protein, producing MTTVLPSGINTAPDEHAGDVLVDVKGLSVSFDTVRAADGAHLQVVKDVDLRIRRGRVLAIVGESGSGKSVTARALIGLAGDGSRIEADTFDLLGTDARGFEERDWRSVRGGQIGFVLQDALTSLDPLRTVQAEVAEAMRIPRGQRVAAVEELLASVGIPDPPYRRRNYPHQLSGGLRQRALIASALSGRPDVLVADEPTTALDVTVQARILGLLRTLADDGRGVLLISHDLAVVSRVADDVLVMHHGRIVEQGSVDEVIHNPKHDYTRRLVAAVPGRDTRGRRLSGSAGTEPEQVVPQTFTVSDEVVASVVEVGKFYRLGRGKEFAAAEDVNLTIHRGEVVGLVGESGSGKSTVARIVTGLLAPDTGHVEIDGRKWTGNRRHVPPRLGIVQLVAQDSVGSFDPRYTVREIINETVALRHSGDERTGRIQELLDLVHLPAGVIDRHPRSLSGGQRQRVSIARALGSDPELLVCDEAVSALDVSIQAQILDLLLEIRAVRNTALLFISHDIGVVHHVADRVLVMHRGRVVEEGTADEVFDTPQDPYTQALLQAVPTL
- a CDS encoding ABC transporter permease; this encodes MATTFAFPGRSLSSGLTSFRQTGLLIAGSILVLLAVAVLFPGLFTGSDPLASNMSHALAAPSFEHIFGTDHLGRDVWSRVVHGARYSILIGVASTVLGVVMGVLLGVIAGVSHRWVDEAISRVFDAVGAFPDLLFALMLITLTGPGTGNVIAAIAIASAPRYGRVVRAETLRVRESDYVAQSRLAIASAVRRTVRHVLPNALGTVPVLATLGIGTAIIGAAGLSFLGFGPTPPLPEWGSMLSDARQDLRVAWWVGFFPGLFITITVVSVSIVGRNLQRRFERRAQS
- a CDS encoding ABC transporter substrate-binding protein encodes the protein MMTRTTMKERSSLTLRLAALAGAALLALTACGSDSGGSSAGGEPVRGGTLTIAQADYPEEGFNPVVRGCCVEVQVLRNVYDSLVAIDFDETIHPWLAESFEQSPDGLTYTFKLREDVKFHDGEPFNAAAVKANFDKITGDKEYAPSVAKSTFQNLLATEVVDEYTVRTVLSEPTANWLSTLASLQGAQISPKSLAGPDAATGGVGFAGTGPFTLSEVVEGAELRFKRNEDYNWPSALAEHEGPAYLDELVVKVVPEPNVRAGLLTSGEVDAIAQIAPADIALFDDADGFQFESRPSNVSPYSLYFNVTGDNTKDVRVRRALREAVDLNPIIDTVLQGSSERAWSIVGPESPFYDAKYENAYGGNVDEANKLLDEAGWTGRDKDGYRTNAAGQRLTVRVIATEPKPPLSTVLEAYQAELRTNAGVEVDLQFRDEGTVDVVRETNAYEAFPRAVGGTDIGVVLEKIYETGGAINGPKLEDPVVDGWLADGRTALDQDSRTTSYDNVAQYALIDEVTTLPLYTERYNVATGSGVHNISAWLEPPRGMVSFAAYETWKD